The Rhodothermales bacterium genome includes a window with the following:
- a CDS encoding flagellar basal body P-ring protein FlgI, whose protein sequence is MHIPLLSSPTVVLVVALLAAVAPAARAQNAGEVRLKDLVSIESTSPTQLTGYGLVVGLDRTGDRARGERGSPHTIRSIANMLQRFGIAVDPEQLASRNAAAVIVTAVLDPFSSPGSLIDATVSAIGDATSLSGGILIQTPLQNPITGEVFAMAQGPISTGSVLASSLGSSVKINHTNTGRIPNGALVSRQVPLNFANRTDIGLLIKEPDFTNATRVAEAINGLYADAATVEHAGLVRVLMPPDVGGVPGLMASLEDLRISVDVPARLVVNERSGIIVAGGNVRVSEVMLTYGSIVISTQVDPFVSQPNPLAQGQTVQGAAGTANIEESGTRSVVLAPNSDVNQLAAALNELGLTARDVIGIFQAIERAGALQGELIIL, encoded by the coding sequence ATGCACATTCCCCTTTTATCCTCTCCGACCGTAGTGCTGGTCGTGGCGCTGCTCGCGGCGGTAGCGCCGGCGGCGCGGGCGCAGAATGCCGGCGAAGTGCGGCTCAAGGATCTGGTTTCGATCGAGTCGACCTCCCCGACCCAGTTGACGGGCTACGGCCTCGTCGTGGGCCTGGACCGCACCGGCGACCGGGCCCGCGGGGAGCGCGGCTCGCCCCACACGATCCGCAGCATCGCCAACATGTTGCAGCGGTTCGGGATCGCCGTGGACCCCGAGCAGCTCGCCTCCCGCAACGCGGCGGCCGTCATCGTCACCGCCGTGCTGGACCCCTTCAGTAGCCCCGGGAGCCTCATCGACGCCACGGTGTCCGCCATCGGGGACGCCACGAGTCTTTCGGGCGGCATCCTGATCCAGACGCCCCTCCAGAACCCGATCACCGGCGAGGTATTCGCCATGGCGCAGGGCCCGATCTCGACCGGCTCTGTGCTTGCCTCCAGCCTGGGCTCGTCGGTGAAGATCAATCATACCAACACGGGCCGCATCCCCAACGGGGCGCTCGTGTCACGGCAGGTGCCACTCAACTTCGCGAACCGGACGGATATCGGGTTGCTCATCAAGGAGCCCGACTTCACCAACGCCACACGGGTCGCCGAGGCGATCAACGGCCTTTATGCGGACGCCGCGACGGTAGAGCACGCCGGCCTCGTGCGGGTCCTGATGCCGCCCGACGTGGGCGGCGTGCCTGGTCTGATGGCCTCGCTGGAGGATTTGCGGATCAGCGTCGACGTGCCGGCGCGGCTGGTCGTCAACGAGCGGTCCGGCATCATCGTCGCCGGCGGCAACGTCCGCGTCAGCGAGGTGATGCTCACGTACGGCAGCATCGTCATCTCCACGCAGGTGGATCCCTTCGTCTCTCAACCGAACCCCCTCGCCCAGGGCCAAACCGTCCAGGGCGCCGCCGGCACGGCCAACATCGAAGAAAGTGGCACCCGCTCCGTCGTTCTCGCCCCGAACTCGGACGTCAACCAGCTCGCCGCTGCCCTCAACGAACTCGGCCTCACGGCCCGCGACGTGATCGGCATCTTCCAGGCGATTGAACGTGCCGGGGCGTTGCAAGGCGAACTGATCATCTTATGA
- a CDS encoding peptidoglycan hydrolase: protein MSIQPLSPDPARGASPDLLGRASNPEEAAKAFEHVLVQQFVKTLTDPLFKTSLSGDEGPGWMKAYGDTQRSMLTDVLTGHLVDEKTFGLADLLLSQWQRQAGAEDPSDIAASDADGAASIKPLTP, encoded by the coding sequence ATGTCCATCCAACCTCTTTCTCCCGACCCGGCGCGCGGCGCCAGCCCGGACTTGCTCGGCCGCGCTTCCAACCCCGAGGAGGCGGCGAAGGCGTTTGAGCACGTGCTCGTGCAGCAATTCGTGAAGACCCTCACGGATCCACTCTTCAAGACATCGCTCAGCGGCGACGAGGGGCCGGGTTGGATGAAGGCCTACGGCGACACCCAGCGGTCTATGCTGACCGACGTGTTGACAGGGCACCTGGTCGACGAGAAGACCTTCGGCCTGGCCGACCTCCTCCTATCGCAATGGCAACGCCAGGCCGGCGCCGAAGACCCTTCTGACATCGCCGCCTCAGACGCCGACGGCGCGGCCTCTATCAAGCCCTTAACGCCCTGA
- the flgN gene encoding flagellar export chaperone FlgN: MELPTPALATDTLLDQSRRLAGKLDEHRAALRALEASIEAQMAAMRTRESAEVRETTLSANDRLHALTRLYEEQEALMAGIAASLGWEDDRPSIVKLAAHLEQVRGGEETARALLETRTAITELAAVTREKSEELAYTLQYALHLGKELIQAVQAVHQPVPISLYTPRGKTTIGGKTRPIVNRMG; encoded by the coding sequence ATGGAACTGCCGACTCCTGCCCTCGCCACCGACACGCTCCTCGATCAATCCCGGCGCCTCGCGGGGAAGCTCGACGAGCACCGGGCCGCCTTGCGCGCCCTCGAAGCCAGCATCGAGGCCCAGATGGCCGCGATGCGGACGCGTGAATCCGCCGAGGTGCGCGAGACGACGCTGTCGGCGAACGACCGGCTGCATGCCCTGACAAGGCTGTACGAAGAGCAGGAAGCGCTGATGGCCGGCATCGCCGCGTCGCTGGGCTGGGAGGATGATCGGCCCTCGATCGTCAAGCTGGCCGCGCATCTCGAGCAGGTTCGCGGCGGCGAGGAAACCGCCCGGGCGCTGCTCGAAACCCGCACGGCCATCACCGAGCTGGCCGCGGTGACACGCGAAAAGAGCGAAGAGCTGGCCTATACGCTGCAATACGCCCTTCATCTGGGCAAAGAGCTGATCCAGGCGGTGCAAGCCGTCCATCAACCCGTCCCGATCTCCCTGTACACGCCTCGCGGTAAGACCACGATCGGCGGTAAAACGCGCCCCATCGTCAACCGAATGGGGTAA
- the flgK gene encoding flagellar hook-associated protein FlgK: MSINQLIELTRRSFRTTSAVINTIGQNIANENTEGFSRRRVTLESASSASAGVQIYTPMGSATGIGVSINDIDRVRDQVLAAATWEANAGLGASDEEARIMSALENLFPINSDASLSNLLNNFWNGWSDVADTPTNLSARVSLQNRAESLALAMNRISTDIDRLQDDSIVELAQTVEDFNTRLDELARLNQRIASGRAGNAPDLAGEDRRDQLIKEMSEMAPLQVRVDDQHMYNVTIQGMVVLQGDTVEHLELDTSGVLPTLSYETTGISFNPTPGDDGRLGALMRALTVAYPDARQELDDLAAALVDRINTLHSGGFGINGSTGLNFFDPAGVTAGSIALSADIDDPRAIAASDDPDPTVQSDNDVALAILAERLVDQAGLGNQTFENHAVNLTSGIGAQVERANDQYEGHLAVVNYLGALERGVSAVSINDELANLILYQQTFAAAARVLGTAQTMMDTLLALP, encoded by the coding sequence ATGAGCATCAACCAGCTAATCGAGCTCACGCGGAGGTCCTTCCGCACGACCAGCGCCGTCATCAACACGATCGGCCAGAATATCGCCAACGAGAACACCGAAGGCTTCTCGCGCCGGCGTGTGACGCTCGAATCGGCGTCAAGCGCGAGCGCGGGCGTGCAGATTTACACCCCGATGGGGTCCGCGACGGGCATCGGCGTTTCGATCAACGACATCGACCGGGTGCGGGACCAGGTGCTGGCCGCGGCGACCTGGGAGGCGAACGCCGGCCTCGGAGCGTCCGATGAAGAAGCGCGCATCATGAGCGCGCTCGAGAACCTCTTCCCCATCAACAGCGACGCGTCCCTGTCGAACCTGCTCAACAACTTCTGGAACGGGTGGAGCGATGTCGCCGACACGCCGACCAACCTGTCGGCCCGCGTTTCCCTTCAGAACCGCGCCGAGAGCCTCGCGCTGGCGATGAATCGGATCTCGACCGACATCGACCGCCTCCAGGACGATAGCATCGTAGAGCTCGCTCAGACGGTTGAGGACTTCAACACCCGGCTCGACGAGCTGGCCCGGCTCAACCAGCGCATTGCGAGCGGGCGGGCGGGCAACGCGCCCGACCTGGCCGGCGAGGACCGGCGCGACCAGCTCATCAAAGAGATGTCCGAGATGGCGCCCCTGCAGGTTCGGGTGGACGACCAGCATATGTATAACGTCACGATCCAGGGCATGGTCGTGCTCCAGGGGGATACCGTCGAACACCTCGAGCTGGACACCTCCGGCGTGCTGCCGACCCTCTCGTACGAGACCACCGGGATCTCCTTTAACCCGACGCCCGGCGATGACGGCCGGCTCGGCGCCCTCATGCGCGCTCTGACCGTCGCCTACCCGGATGCGCGCCAGGAGCTGGACGATCTCGCGGCCGCGCTGGTGGACCGGATCAACACCCTTCATTCCGGGGGCTTCGGCATCAACGGGAGCACAGGCCTCAACTTCTTTGACCCGGCCGGCGTAACGGCCGGCTCGATCGCGCTTTCCGCCGACATCGACGACCCCCGCGCCATCGCCGCCTCCGATGACCCCGACCCGACTGTCCAGAGCGATAACGACGTCGCTCTGGCCATCCTGGCCGAACGGCTCGTCGATCAGGCTGGCCTCGGCAACCAGACCTTCGAAAACCATGCGGTTAACTTGACCAGCGGCATCGGCGCGCAGGTGGAGCGCGCAAACGATCAGTACGAGGGGCATCTGGCCGTCGTGAACTATCTCGGCGCACTCGAACGCGGCGTGTCCGCCGTGTCGATCAACGATGAGCTTGCCAATCTCATTCTCTATCAGCAGACCTTCGCCGCCGCCGCCCGCGTCCTGGGCACCGCGCAGACGATGATGGATACACTGCTGGCCCTGCCATGA
- a CDS encoding flagellin, producing the protein MSMESSAVSRAMSLSTVAFQGNLLNKQRNLAIAQEQLTSGLRINRASDDAAGYARARQYEQLQNRYDQYERSMGVARSWVDQTSDNLEGLANLFAEAYESSVRATNESLDDGERDTIASLVDTLMGSTIDLLNEQIDDEYLYAGTRSTVKPFAIDATDPTADTAGVVYYGNDQPRPRAIGPDVTMDVAVSGDQVVNVDRDGDGVTDFTITEALQNLADALRSNDTEAIASSVGKIQGALDHLVELTSEIGTRGNKLTLAEDQLLDAGTTIAQHRSRIEDADFAETIIALQKTQADLENSLQIAGRILSVSLLNYI; encoded by the coding sequence ATGAGTATGGAATCCAGCGCCGTATCGCGCGCCATGAGCCTTTCGACGGTCGCCTTCCAGGGCAACCTGCTCAACAAGCAGCGCAACCTGGCGATCGCGCAGGAGCAGCTCACCTCGGGCCTCCGGATCAACCGCGCATCCGACGACGCCGCTGGCTACGCCCGGGCCCGGCAGTACGAGCAGTTGCAGAACCGCTACGACCAGTACGAGCGCTCGATGGGGGTGGCCCGGAGCTGGGTCGACCAAACGAGCGACAACCTGGAGGGGCTGGCCAATCTGTTCGCCGAGGCCTACGAAAGCAGTGTCCGCGCCACGAATGAGTCACTCGACGATGGAGAGCGCGACACGATCGCCTCGCTGGTGGACACCCTGATGGGAAGCACGATCGACCTACTGAACGAGCAGATCGACGACGAGTACCTCTACGCCGGCACCCGCTCCACCGTCAAGCCCTTCGCCATCGACGCGACCGATCCTACGGCCGACACGGCCGGCGTCGTGTATTACGGAAACGACCAGCCACGCCCGCGGGCGATCGGGCCGGACGTCACGATGGACGTCGCGGTGAGCGGGGACCAGGTGGTCAATGTCGATCGGGACGGCGACGGGGTCACCGACTTCACGATCACCGAGGCCCTTCAGAACCTGGCCGATGCCCTGCGCTCGAACGACACCGAGGCCATCGCCAGCAGCGTCGGCAAGATCCAGGGAGCGCTGGACCACCTGGTGGAACTGACCTCCGAGATTGGCACCCGGGGTAATAAACTGACCCTGGCCGAGGATCAGCTGCTGGACGCCGGCACGACCATCGCCCAGCACCGGTCGCGTATCGAGGACGCCGACTTCGCCGAGACGATCATCGCCCTTCAGAAGACCCAGGCCGACCTCGAGAATTCGCTCCAGATCGCCGGCCGCATCCTCAGCGTCTCGCTGCTTAATTACATTTAG
- a CDS encoding tetratricopeptide repeat protein, which yields MRSASSLSTGPSFLSAYRLPVLTLPETTRLPDIAPDVLPAVMHKDADPRNISLRMILGDKLPLPDQDQAAMHAALAASFLQAGDLKKARRHAEQSVAFYRKQWAGHRVLVDVLMAHKGFVEAAAVIAGFKPPAKPAAWDRALPLREWNLCAAACAWRLKAWDTVAERLAEAFPEGLASMPAALLEDYFRLTLYRNQPDEAGRVAATLMTTNTLEFNDELLQTLVQQGWTQQALPLYRSAFTKDPRNQLLRRRLVALCIREGNIEEARRLTAPGALDMNARASS from the coding sequence ATGCGCTCCGCCTCCTCCCTCTCTACCGGCCCATCCTTTTTGTCGGCCTACCGGCTTCCGGTTCTGACGCTTCCCGAGACGACCCGGCTGCCGGATATCGCGCCGGACGTCCTGCCGGCGGTGATGCACAAGGACGCCGACCCTCGCAATATCTCGCTGCGGATGATTCTCGGGGACAAGCTCCCGTTGCCAGACCAGGATCAAGCCGCTATGCATGCCGCTCTCGCCGCGTCGTTCCTACAGGCTGGCGACCTGAAGAAGGCGCGCCGCCACGCCGAGCAGTCGGTTGCGTTTTACCGCAAACAGTGGGCGGGGCACCGGGTCCTGGTGGACGTACTCATGGCGCATAAGGGGTTTGTAGAAGCAGCCGCGGTGATCGCCGGCTTCAAGCCGCCCGCGAAACCGGCGGCGTGGGACCGGGCGCTGCCGCTCCGAGAGTGGAATTTATGCGCGGCGGCCTGCGCGTGGCGGCTCAAGGCGTGGGACACCGTCGCCGAACGGTTGGCCGAGGCGTTCCCGGAGGGGCTCGCATCGATGCCGGCCGCCCTCCTGGAGGACTATTTCCGGCTCACACTCTACCGCAACCAGCCCGACGAAGCCGGCCGCGTCGCCGCGACGCTCATGACCACCAACACACTCGAATTCAATGACGAATTACTCCAGACCCTGGTGCAGCAGGGGTGGACGCAGCAGGCGCTCCCCCTCTACCGCTCCGCCTTCACCAAGGACCCCCGGAACCAGTTGCTCCGCCGGCGCCTTGTGGCGCTGTGTATTCGCGAAGGCAACATCGAGGAAGCGCGCCGGCTGACGGCGCCTGGCGCCCTGGATATGAACGCCCGCGCGAGCTCCTGA
- a CDS encoding flagellin, which yields MGAFGDLSRINTNVQSMGALNQLYRTNMNLGMRQFRLASGSRINQAEDDSAGYSISQKLGARLRGQAQALSNIGDAKSMLTVAEGALNTIMDILATMKEKVIQGGNDTLGSEERSLVKSQLNSLSTEINSVISSALFLSRGIFSSTALSFMVGPSSNHLFQVAVGAISAGGLGVGSANLAVASAQSAAASLGGIDRSISTIASIMAGLGNSQLALSYKQDNLSTSIITNESAKSRISDADFAKEQMEIAKLQILQQTGLNALVNANVAPQSILALLQ from the coding sequence ATGGGAGCATTTGGAGATCTGTCTCGCATTAATACCAACGTCCAATCGATGGGCGCTTTGAATCAGTTGTACCGCACGAACATGAACCTCGGCATGCGGCAGTTTCGGCTGGCCAGCGGCAGCAGGATCAACCAGGCGGAGGACGATTCAGCCGGTTACTCTATCTCGCAGAAGCTGGGAGCCCGGCTTCGCGGTCAGGCTCAGGCCCTCTCGAACATCGGCGACGCCAAAAGCATGTTGACGGTGGCCGAGGGCGCTTTGAACACCATCATGGACATCCTCGCCACGATGAAAGAGAAGGTGATCCAGGGCGGCAACGACACACTGGGCAGCGAAGAACGCTCCCTCGTGAAGTCCCAGTTGAACAGCCTTTCCACGGAGATCAACTCCGTGATCAGCAGCGCGCTGTTCCTGAGCCGCGGCATCTTTTCGTCGACCGCACTTAGCTTTATGGTCGGCCCGTCCAGCAATCACCTGTTCCAGGTGGCCGTAGGCGCCATATCGGCCGGCGGACTGGGCGTAGGCTCGGCCAACCTCGCGGTGGCATCGGCCCAATCGGCGGCGGCGTCGTTGGGCGGAATTGACCGTAGCATTTCTACCATTGCGAGCATCATGGCCGGCCTGGGTAACTCCCAACTGGCGCTGAGCTATAAGCAAGATAACCTTTCCACCTCGATCATCACCAACGAGTCGGCCAAGAGTCGTATCTCCGACGCCGACTTTGCCAAGGAGCAAATGGAGATCGCCAAGCTGCAGATTCTGCAGCAGACGGGGCTCAACGCGCTGGTTAACGCCAACGTAGCGCCCCAGTCGATCCTTGCGTTACTCCAGTAG
- a CDS encoding flagellin, translated as MAFGDLTRINTNIQSMQSLFELQKSNSELGMRQLRLATGTRINSAEQDSAGFSIGTKLESRVRGQAQALANIGDAKSMLTIAEGSLGTIQEILMTMKEKVIQGANDTVGSFERTLINNQLKALSTEINSIISTSTFNGVSVFTAGTFSFQVGASSSDTFAVTVGAISAGALGVSSTSLNVSSAASATGSLSGIDNAIDSIASTLGSLGDNQLALSFKEENLNINMINQESARSRIMDADFAKEQIEIVKLQILQQTGIAAVSQANTGPQIVLSLL; from the coding sequence ATGGCATTCGGAGATTTAACTCGCATTAACACCAACATTCAATCGATGCAATCGCTCTTCGAGCTGCAGAAATCGAATTCCGAACTTGGAATGCGACAGCTGCGACTCGCAACGGGCACCCGCATCAACAGCGCCGAACAGGACTCGGCCGGATTCTCGATCGGCACGAAGCTCGAATCGCGTGTCCGCGGTCAGGCGCAGGCGCTGGCGAATATTGGTGATGCGAAAAGTATGTTGACAATTGCCGAAGGCAGCCTGGGCACCATTCAGGAAATCCTGATGACCATGAAGGAAAAGGTGATCCAGGGCGCCAACGACACGGTCGGTAGTTTCGAGCGAACGCTGATCAACAATCAGCTCAAGGCGCTCTCGACTGAAATCAACTCGATTATCAGTACTTCGACGTTCAACGGCGTGTCCGTATTCACCGCCGGCACCTTCTCTTTCCAGGTCGGCGCCAGCAGCTCGGATACGTTCGCTGTGACAGTTGGAGCTATTTCGGCCGGCGCGCTCGGTGTATCGTCCACCTCGTTGAACGTATCGTCCGCAGCATCCGCGACGGGATCGCTCTCCGGAATCGATAACGCCATCGATTCCATCGCCAGCACACTGGGCAGCCTGGGTGACAACCAGTTGGCGCTCTCCTTCAAGGAGGAGAACCTCAACATCAACATGATCAACCAGGAATCGGCCCGCAGCCGGATCATGGACGCCGACTTCGCCAAAGAACAGATCGAGATCGTGAAGCTGCAGATCCTGCAGCAGACCGGTATCGCCGCTGTCTCGCAGGCGAACACGGGTCCGCAGATCGTGCTGTCCCTGCTCTAG
- a CDS encoding glycosyltransferase, with translation MPRSVGAAPSLSLCMIVKNESKTLEKCLAFARPHIDEIVIVDTGSTDGTQAIARRYADVYDEIVWPGSFALARNHSLNLATSDFILILDGDEYIEQPAAWKRIRESLGLLDYAAMLLPVKNLLGEANVVEADVFWQERILRNHPDIRYMGSVHNQVMEAIAAHAKQTGRQIVRLDAEIVHTGYALSEPEMVKKYKTRIDLLRQEYDHPRSDIYRAYYGYQLGLIYYIMRRNEEAARLFRSIDYSKLTPENAYYTRLLGAQTEMRLQRYPETLVHCNEMLALNPREPVGYYLTGIALIRAGQTEDGMLMLLQSYTISEQTGAYIRFVINPSILLRHLTLACRGIGLEKQARAFEALSAEGAYDPQVVQTYITALQGAFARASVGV, from the coding sequence ATGCCACGCTCTGTCGGCGCCGCGCCGAGCCTGTCCCTGTGCATGATCGTCAAGAACGAGTCGAAGACGCTTGAAAAGTGTCTGGCGTTCGCCCGCCCGCATATCGACGAGATTGTGATCGTCGATACCGGGTCGACCGACGGTACGCAGGCCATCGCACGTCGTTATGCCGACGTATACGACGAGATTGTGTGGCCGGGCTCGTTCGCCCTCGCGCGCAACCATAGCCTGAACCTGGCGACGTCGGACTTCATCCTCATCCTCGATGGGGACGAGTACATCGAGCAGCCGGCGGCCTGGAAACGCATCCGCGAAAGCCTCGGCCTGCTCGACTACGCCGCCATGCTGCTGCCGGTCAAGAACCTGCTCGGCGAGGCGAATGTCGTCGAGGCCGATGTGTTCTGGCAGGAGCGGATCCTCCGGAATCATCCGGACATCCGGTACATGGGGAGCGTCCACAACCAGGTGATGGAGGCCATCGCCGCGCACGCCAAGCAGACCGGACGGCAGATCGTCCGCCTCGACGCCGAGATCGTGCACACCGGCTACGCGCTCTCCGAGCCCGAGATGGTCAAGAAATACAAGACGCGCATCGACCTCCTCCGCCAGGAATACGACCATCCCCGGTCGGACATCTACCGCGCCTACTACGGCTACCAGCTCGGCCTCATCTATTACATCATGCGGCGAAATGAAGAGGCTGCGCGGCTATTCCGCAGCATCGACTATTCGAAATTGACGCCCGAGAATGCCTATTACACACGGCTTCTGGGCGCCCAGACGGAGATGCGCCTCCAGCGGTACCCCGAGACGCTCGTGCACTGCAACGAAATGCTGGCCCTGAATCCGCGCGAGCCGGTAGGGTACTATCTGACGGGGATCGCACTGATCCGCGCAGGGCAGACGGAAGACGGCATGCTCATGCTGCTTCAGTCCTACACGATCAGCGAACAGACCGGTGCGTACATCCGATTTGTCATCAATCCGAGCATCCTGCTGCGACACCTGACCCTCGCATGCCGCGGCATCGGGCTGGAAAAACAGGCGCGTGCCTTCGAGGCGCTGAGCGCGGAAGGGGCGTACGATCCTCAGGTCGTCCAAACCTATATCACGGCGCTGCAAGGGGCTTTCGCCCGGGCCAGCGTGGGTGTTTGA
- a CDS encoding flagellar export chaperone FliS encodes MYSKHASAQYQRQDVLSASPAQLIAKLYDLAVLACHTGDRIKLRKILIELISSLNFEDGGDLSVRLSQIYEFCMRESISGDLNLVHEMLDDLRTTWKQGFLVNATVPQSAG; translated from the coding sequence ATGTACAGTAAGCACGCATCGGCTCAGTATCAGAGGCAAGATGTGTTATCGGCCTCTCCTGCACAGCTGATCGCCAAGCTTTACGACCTCGCGGTCCTCGCGTGCCACACGGGCGACCGTATCAAGCTGCGAAAAATCCTGATCGAACTGATCTCCTCCCTCAACTTCGAGGACGGGGGCGATCTGTCCGTTCGTCTCTCCCAGATCTACGAATTCTGCATGCGCGAGAGCATCTCCGGCGACCTCAACCTGGTCCATGAGATGCTCGACGACCTGCGGACGACGTGGAAACAGGGCTTCCTGGTGAATGCGACGGTGCCTCAATCCGCCGGCTGA
- the fliD gene encoding flagellar filament capping protein FliD, translated as MLNSSALQAFRQSDPYEVLISNIILLESQNRQNLEVEKLARETQKSVLGDLGSRLSALDAILERLTDPISHPFDGRSIALDSTTGFTATTTDNAAFGSHNILVNRLASSDTRLSSKHIASATSIVNALGSGNKSFTISIANPTEDDPDARESIAISVNITGSTDEEVLTQISSAINTAMLGAINSETIDRDNRSYSSVIKETTGTARLSLRAGQTGYGNRLEFAADPDGLLAQLGISNNALAAGGVGGFATVVGTSEETSELNSKFVLDGLTIYRDSNLVTDALEGVSFTLRQVTTDPSGFTVAPDSSGIEQEVADFIQKYNDILSYVKSKSLVDGESGARGTFAGDTAFTSLRFNMREDLVRLVPGQPLGSPRQITDLGIKVNTDGSLKLEDADALIAAVEEDPDAVRSFFAGDDGVGTRLAARMDEYLGFRGVIKQRELSTDERIRSLNHDIADEDDRLARREDRLRAEFARLQQALTLYQGQSASLSAFGR; from the coding sequence ATGCTGAACAGCTCCGCCCTTCAGGCCTTCCGCCAGTCGGATCCGTACGAGGTCCTCATCTCCAATATCATCCTGCTGGAAAGCCAGAACCGGCAAAACCTGGAAGTCGAAAAACTCGCTCGAGAAACCCAGAAAAGCGTCCTCGGCGACCTCGGCAGCCGGCTGTCCGCCCTAGACGCCATCCTCGAACGCCTGACCGACCCGATCTCACATCCCTTCGATGGCCGGTCGATCGCGCTAGACAGCACGACCGGATTTACGGCCACCACGACGGATAACGCGGCCTTCGGGTCGCATAACATACTCGTAAACCGACTGGCCTCTTCGGACACCCGGCTCTCAAGTAAACATATTGCCTCGGCTACCTCGATCGTCAACGCCCTCGGCTCGGGGAATAAGTCTTTCACGATCAGCATAGCAAACCCGACCGAGGACGACCCGGACGCCCGCGAGTCTATCGCCATCTCGGTCAACATCACCGGCAGCACGGACGAAGAAGTCCTCACTCAGATCTCAAGCGCGATCAACACGGCCATGCTCGGGGCCATCAACAGCGAGACCATCGACCGCGACAACCGGTCTTACTCCTCGGTCATCAAGGAGACCACCGGCACCGCGCGGCTCTCGTTACGAGCCGGCCAGACAGGATATGGGAACCGACTCGAGTTCGCGGCCGACCCGGACGGCCTTCTCGCCCAGCTCGGCATCAGCAACAATGCGCTGGCCGCGGGCGGCGTCGGCGGATTCGCGACCGTCGTGGGCACCAGCGAGGAGACTTCCGAGCTAAACTCCAAATTCGTGCTGGACGGGCTGACGATCTACCGGGATTCCAACCTGGTCACGGATGCCCTCGAAGGCGTTTCGTTCACGCTGCGCCAGGTCACGACCGACCCCAGCGGCTTTACGGTAGCGCCTGATTCTTCGGGGATTGAGCAAGAGGTGGCGGACTTCATCCAGAAGTATAACGATATCTTGAGCTACGTCAAGAGTAAAAGCCTGGTGGATGGCGAATCGGGGGCGAGGGGCACTTTTGCTGGCGACACGGCCTTCACTTCGCTCCGTTTCAACATGCGCGAGGACCTCGTGAGGCTGGTCCCCGGCCAGCCGCTCGGCAGCCCACGCCAGATCACCGACCTCGGCATCAAGGTCAATACGGATGGCTCACTGAAGCTCGAAGACGCCGATGCGCTCATCGCGGCCGTCGAGGAGGACCCGGATGCCGTGCGCTCCTTCTTCGCCGGCGACGACGGCGTAGGCACTCGCCTGGCCGCCCGGATGGACGAATACCTGGGATTCCGGGGCGTCATCAAGCAACGTGAACTCAGCACGGACGAACGCATCCGTTCCCTCAACCACGACATAGCGGACGAAGACGACCGCCTCGCGCGCCGCGAAGACCGCCTGCGCGCCGAGTTCGCGAGACTCCAGCAAGCGCTCACCCTCTATCAGGGCCAATCAGCCAGCCTGTCGGCCTTCGGACGTTGA
- a CDS encoding flagellar protein FliT — translation MTYTLHQMLGLGQRILHALDNDELDTFFLLFDQREHLLEALAEQDAEGALSTPACRALLRKLERQEQTIGDALAAKEQEKERQIHELQHQKKARRTYASPRVPPQWLNPGLTG, via the coding sequence ATGACGTATACCCTTCACCAGATGCTGGGGCTCGGGCAGCGTATCCTCCACGCCCTGGACAACGACGAGCTCGATACCTTCTTCCTGTTGTTCGATCAGCGCGAACACCTGCTGGAGGCGCTGGCGGAGCAAGACGCGGAGGGCGCCCTCTCGACGCCGGCCTGCCGCGCCCTCCTGCGCAAACTCGAACGCCAGGAGCAAACCATCGGCGATGCGCTTGCGGCCAAGGAACAGGAAAAGGAGCGACAGATCCACGAGCTGCAGCATCAGAAAAAAGCCCGGCGCACGTACGCCTCCCCCCGTGTGCCCCCCCAATGGCTCAACCCCGGCCTGACCGGCTAA